In Nicotiana tabacum cultivar K326 chromosome 19, ASM71507v2, whole genome shotgun sequence, one DNA window encodes the following:
- the LOC107796082 gene encoding UBP1-associated protein 2B: MAKKRKTRASEATAQPVEEEQQNIKQESADLEPEQEQEQEQEEYQNDTVEEEEAVQEDEEDPEPEEEDDNDNGDDNEEEEEENPGSGNNAVNEVNGGGSEVKKEEGCDEEEDLEDEPLEKLLEPFTKDQLTALIKEALVTYPNLKDNIQRLADKDPAHRKIFVHGLGWDTTAETLTSVFGKYGEIEDCKAVTDKVSGKSKGYGFILFKHRSGARKALREPQKKIGTRMTSCQLASAGPVPAPPPTAAAVPPVSEYTQRKIFVSNVATDLDPQKLLEFFSKFGEVEEGPLGLDKQTGKPKGFCLFVYKSVESARRALEEPHKSFEGHTLHCQKAVDGPKHNKNYYQQHQQPQQHYPQHQQHQQYYQHPAKKGKYSGGSGSGAAASAGHLMAPSGPAPVGFNPAVAPALGQALTALLATQGAGLGIGNLLGGFSGPVNPQGVPPVMSNAGGYGAQGAGGGYGAQPMQYQNPQMQGGARPQGGAPYPGYGGH, encoded by the exons ATGGCGAAGAAGCGAAAAACCAGAGCTTCCGAAGCCACCGCACAACCAGTAGAAGAAGAACAGCAAAATATTAAACAAGAATCAGCAGATCTCGAACCCgaacaagaacaagaacaagaacaagaaGAGTACCAAAACGACaccgtagaagaagaagaagcagttcAAGAGGACGAAGAAGATCCAGAGcccgaagaagaagatgataacgacaacggtgatgataatgaagaagaagaggaagaaaatcCAGGATCTGGAAACAACGCCGTGAATGAAGTTAACGGAGGCGGTAGTGAGGTGAAGAAGGAAGAAGGATGCGATGAAGAAGAGGATTTAGAAGATGAGCCACTCGAGAAGCTTCTAGAACCTTTCACGAAGGATCAACTTACAGCGCTTATAAAAGAAGCTTTAGTCACTTACCCtaatttgaaggataatattCAGAGATTGGCCGATAAGGATCCAGCGCACCGCAAAATCTTCGTGCACGGCTTGGGTTGGGATACTACAGCCGAAACCCTAACGAGCGTATTTGGGAAGTACGGTGAGATTGAGGATTGTAAGGCTGTTACGGATAAGGTTAGTGGGAAGTCAAAAGGATACGggtttattttgtttaagcaTAGGAGTGGCGCTAGGAAAGCATTGAGAGAACCACAGAAGAAAATTGGTACTAGGATGACTTCTTGCCAGCTGGCTTCGGCTGGGCCGGTCCCTGCCCCGCCCCCTACAGCAGCGGCTGTCCCACCGGTTTCCGAGTATACTCAGAGGAAGATTTTTGTTAGCAATGTGGCAACTGATCTTGATCCTCAAAAGCTGTTGGAGTTTTTCTCCAAGTTTGGTGAAGTTGAGGAGGGTCCACTTGGATTGGATAAGCAAACTGGGAAACCCAAGGGGTTTTGTTTGTTTGTGTATAAGAGTGTCGAGAGTGCAAGAAGGGCGTTGGAGGAGCCACACAAGAGCTTTGAAGGGCATACACTTCATTGTCAGAAGGCTGTTGATGGGCCGAAACACAATAAGAATTACTATCAGCAGCACCAGCAGCCGCAACAGCATTACCCTCAGCACCAGCAGCACCAGCAGTATTATCAGCATCCTGCAAAGAAGGGGAAATATTCAG GTGGTAGTGGCAGTGGAGCAGCAGCATCAGCTGGACATTTAATGGCGCCATCAGGGCCTGCACCCGTGGGATTCAATCCTGCTGTGGCTCCGGCTCTTGGGCAGGCATTGACAGCCCTGTTAGCTACTCAAGGAGCTGGTTTGGGGATTGGGAATTTGCTTGGAGGTTTTAGTGGGCCAGTGAACCCTCAGGGTGTGCCCCCAGTGATGAGCAATGCGGGAGGATATGGTGCCCAGGGTGCTGGTGGTGGCTATGGAGCTCAGCCGATGCAGTACCAAAATCCGCAGATGCAGGGCGGTGCAAGACCACAGGGTGGTGCACCTTACCCAGGCTATGGAGGTCACTAG